The genomic window CCTCCCACTTCGCCGCAGAGAGTCGCGGCTCAACATCCCGGGCGCGACGGGCTCCCGCCGCGGCCCGACTCACTCATTTCAACAGGGCCGTCACCTGCTCCACCCAGCGGGATTCCTGCCCGGCGAAGACCAGGATCCAGCGCAGGCTGAAACCGCCCGCCAGCACCAGCAGGGCGGTGGCGCGGCCGGGCGGCAGTCCGTGGCGGCGCTCGATGAGCGCGGCGGCCAGCGGCGCCAGCAGGCCCGTGGCCACCACCAGGGTCCAGAAGGCCGCCGTCCAGGGTCCGCCCAGGATGAGGGCGAGGGCTTGGCGGCCCGCCTCGCCGCCCACGGCCAGGCCGATCATCCAAAGGGCGAGCAGGCCGATCTCCCCGCCGATCAGTCCCAGGTCGGCGCGGCCCAGCCACTGTCGCTCCCCTTCCGCCAGCCTGAAGAGCAGGAGGAAAGCCGCGCCCGTGGAAAGGCCGGAGACGAGGAAGAGCGGACCCAGCAGCGCGCTGTTCCAGAGGGGCCGCGCGCTGGAGGCCGCCAGCAGGATCCCTGTGTAGAGGCCCAGCAGCACGCCGGTGAGGATGCTGAGGCGGGCGAAGAGGGGGCGGGCGCGCAGGCTCCAGTCGGCGAGGCCGCGCAGCCATCGTCCCGGCAGGAAGCGGCGCCACTGCTCGCGCCGCGCGGCGGGGAGTCCGGCCCAGGCGAAATGGGCGGCCACCGGGTAGACGAGGAGCAGGATCCAGGCGCCCCAGCTCATGGGGGTCTGCGGACGCAGGATGAGGTAGAAGCGCCAAGCGTTCCAGCGGTTGGCCAGGTCGAGGAAGAGGCAGAGCATGCCGGCGCTGATGAGGAGCAGGCTGGTCCAGGGCAGCCAGCGCAGGGCGGGGCTGGCCTCCTCGTCCGGGTGGCGCAGCCGCCGGAGGCCGGTGAGGATCATGATGCCGGCCGCGACGCCTCCCAGGAAGAGGTAGAGGGCCACCTCGCCGTGCCAGGCGTGGAGCAGCGGGTCGATGCCAGGGTTGGCGCGGGTGGTGCTTGTCTCCAGCACGGGCGCCTCCTATGTCAGGTAGTATTGCCGGGGCCGGGTGCCGGCGCCGGGCTTGAGCACGTGCCAGTCCCGCGTGCGCAGCAGGCGCGACAGCTCGCTGTCCGGATCCGCCAGGTCCCCGAAGACGATGGAGGAGGTGGGGCAGATTTCCTGGCAGCTGGTGGTGGCCAGGCCTGCGGCGCGGCGGTGGGCGCAGAAGCTGCACTTGTCCACCGTGCCGTGGCGCGGATCCACGAAGCGCGCGTCGTAGGGGCAGGCCGTCATGCAGGCCTTGCAGCCCGAGCACTTGTCCCGCGTCACCTGCACCGTGCCGTCCTCGGCGTAGTGGGAGGAGCCGGTGGGACAGGCCCGCACGCAGGGCGCGCGGTCGCAGTGGTTGCAACGCTCGCTGCGGATGGTCATGGCCAGGTCGGGGAAGGAGCCGCGCGTCTCGGTCACGATCCAGTCCCGCACATGGCCCT from bacterium includes these protein-coding regions:
- the nrfD gene encoding NrfD/PsrC family molybdoenzyme membrane anchor subunit — encoded protein: MLETSTTRANPGIDPLLHAWHGEVALYLFLGGVAAGIMILTGLRRLRHPDEEASPALRWLPWTSLLLISAGMLCLFLDLANRWNAWRFYLILRPQTPMSWGAWILLLVYPVAAHFAWAGLPAARREQWRRFLPGRWLRGLADWSLRARPLFARLSILTGVLLGLYTGILLAASSARPLWNSALLGPLFLVSGLSTGAAFLLLFRLAEGERQWLGRADLGLIGGEIGLLALWMIGLAVGGEAGRQALALILGGPWTAAFWTLVVATGLLAPLAAALIERRHGLPPGRATALLVLAGGFSLRWILVFAGQESRWVEQVTALLK
- a CDS encoding 4Fe-4S dicluster domain-containing protein; protein product: MAVDTRTCVGCAACVVGCQTENDVAEGHVRDWIVTETRGSFPDLAMTIRSERCNHCDRAPCVRACPTGSSHYAEDGTVQVTRDKCSGCKACMTACPYDARFVDPRHGTVDKCSFCAHRRAAGLATTSCQEICPTSSIVFGDLADPDSELSRLLRTRDWHVLKPGAGTRPRQYYLT